The DNA region CCGTGAGCTGGACCGCTACCTCCCGTTCCTCGCCACTACCAAGGTCCTGATGGGCGCGGTGCGCGCGGGTGTCGGCCGTGAGGTCGCCCACGAGGCGATCAAGGAGAACGCGGTCGCCTCGGCCCTGGCCATGCGCGAGCAGGGCGCCGAACGCAACGAGCTGCTCGACAAGCTGGCCGCCGACGATCGCATCCCGCTCGACCGTGCCCAGCTCGACGCTCTGATGGCCGACAAGCTCTCCTTCACCGGGGCCGCGGGCGACCAGGTCACCGCGCTGATCTCCCGCATCGAGGAGATCGCCAAGCAGCACCCCGAGGCCGCCGCGTACACACCGGGCTCCATCCTCTGACGGCCACGCCCCCAGCCGGATGACGCCCGAAGAGCTCCAGGCCGCCCGCGACCGCACCGTTCCCGATGTGGTCGCGGGCGGCCTGCGTGTGCTGTTCTGCGGTATCAACCCGAGCCTGATGACGGGGGCGACGGGCCACCACTTCGCGCACCCCGGCAACCGCTTCTGGCCGGTACTCCATCGGTCGGGCTTCACGCCCAGGCAGTTGAAGCCGGCCGAACAGACCGAACTGCTTCGCTACGGCCTTGGCATCACCAATGTGGTCGCCCGGGCCACCGCCCGGGCGGACGAGCTGTCCGCCGAGGAATTCCGCGAGGGCGGACGGCTCCTGGCAGCCAAGGTCGAACTGCTGCGACCACGGTGGCTGGCGGTCGTAGGGGTCACCGCCTACCGCACGGCCTTCGGCAGGCGTACCGCCCGGATCGGTCCGCAGGACCACACGATCGGCGGCGCCCGCGTCTGGGCCCTGCCCAACCCCAGCGGTCTGAACGCCCACTGGACCGCTCAGACGATGGCGGAGGAGTACGGACGCCTCCTCGCCCACGTCGACAACAACGCCACCGTCCCCACCGACAAGTCCTGACGCCCCGGCGCCTACACACTCCCCGACAGTTACGCAATGGCTCGGCACTCATGGCCGCGTACCGGCAGTCATGATCCGGGCTCGGCGCCGAATGCCACGTACCGGCACCGTGGTCCGGGCTCGGCGCCGATGGCCATCACCCGTTCCCGGCACCACGGCCGCTGCCAACCCGAGCCCAGGAGCCGGGCGAGCGCCGCCCCCACCCCCAACCACCAGCCCGGCCCACTGCCCAATCGCCGGCCGGCTGCACCCGTCGTAGACGGCGGGCAATCGGCCCGCCGCGCAGCGAACGGTGTCCGAGCCCCGGACCGACCGCCACCAGAGGCGGATCCGGGCCCGTCCGGCCGACAGCAGCCTGCTCATGTCACGGCGGGTCGATCTCCGTCACCACGACATTCAGCTCACACCCCGGTCCTTCCTCCTCCAGATAGAGACCGATGGCGATCCATCGGTCCTCGATGCTCCAGAGCTGAAGAAACTCGCAGCCCGCAACCGTATCGGCCCATGCCTCCGGTATCTCCTCACCGGCGGTCATCCGCTCCTGCGCACTCCAGAGGCTGATCATCTGCGGCTCACCCCAGCGACCGGTGAGCAGCGTCAGCAATGCGTCATGCTCTGCAAGGCACTGCGCCCGGTGCTCCAGCCGCCGCACAGCGTCGTCGTCCCAGTGATCGACATCGGCGTGCAAGGATGCCGTGTGATAGCCGGGCCCGCTGACTCCCGAGCCTGACCGGATACGCTCCGTGGGAAAGTCCGAGGTGCGCATCTCGTCGATGAGGCGGAGGTGATGTGCGGTGGTCATGCCGCCAGTAAACCGCCCAGCACTGACAAGCCGCTCCTTGCCATGAGCTTTGATGCGCTTTCAGCCGTCCTGATCCGTATGGAAATCGTGACAGCTGGCTACGCGTCCCTGCGCCGGAGCGCCCACCAGCCTGCCAGGAGTGCGGCTGCCGCCCAAGCCGCTGTCACCGCGAGTCCGCCCCACGGTCCGAGGCTTCCTTCGGGGTTCTGGTGAAGCACCAACTGTCCCGCCCGGTCCGGCAGATATTGCGCGGCACCACCTGCGACGTCACCGACCACGAAGGAGACGATGAGCACGAACGGGATGAGTAGGCTGAGTACAGCTACCGCGCTGCGCAGCACCACTGTCAATCCGGCCGCGAACAGGGCCATCAGCGCCAGATATATCCCGCCCCCGAAGGCTGCCCGCAGAGCTCCCGGCTCGCCCAGGCCGATCGCGTACTTCCCCATGAACAGCTGTCCCACGAGGAAAGCGCTGAAGCTGGTGACGAGGCCGACGGCAAGTGCCAGCGCCCCGAGGAGCCCGATCTTGGCAGCGTAGAAGAGGTTGCGGCGCGGTACAGCGGCGAGCGAAATCCGCAGAGCTCCGTTGAGGTACTCGGAGGAGATCGCGGTCGCCCCGAAGCTGATGGCCGCGATCTGGCCGAAGTTCAGTGCGTAAAAGGCGTCGAAGACCGGCTCGGCATCGGCATTGTTCGCCTCGGCCTGGCCGACGGTGGAGAAGGCGAGCAAGGTGATGGCGAGTGTCACGACGAGGACGGCTATCAAGGATCCCGCGACGGACCGGACCGATCTGATCTTGATCCACTCGGAACGCAGCACTGCGGTGGTCGACATGGTCAGGCCTCCTGACGGTTGGCGGATGAGGTCGACGCCGATGCGAATTCCGTGGCGTCTGCTGTGAGGTCGAGGTAGGCCTGTTCCAGCGTGGCCTGTTCGTCGGTGAGTTCGAGGACAGGAATGCCTTCGGTGGCGGCTATCGCGCCGATCTCCCCGGCCCTCGCACCCTCGACGGTCCAGCAGCCGTCGTCATCCCGCGCGGGGTCGTATCCCTTGCGGATCAGGACATCGCGCAGCCGCGTGGATTCGGTGGTGCGCACCCGTGCGCGGGGCCTGCTGCGGGAATCCAGGAAGTCCTGCATCGGCAGGTCGGCGAGGAGTCGGCCCCGGCCGAGGATCACGAGGTGATCGGCGAACGACGAGGTCTCGTTCATCAGATGACTGGAGACCAGGACTGTGCGTCCCTCGCGGGCGAGCCGTTTCATCAGCTCCCGGATCCAGATGATGCCTTCCGGATCGAGGCCGTTCGACGGCTCGTCCAGCATCACGACCTCCGGATCGCCCAGCAGGGCGGCCGCTATGCCCAGCCGCTGTCGCATCCCGAGTGAGAAGGTCTTGATCCGGGCTCCGCCGACCTCGCCGAGGCCCGCCTCCTCCAGGACCTCCTCGACTCTGCGCGCACCGAGGCCGTTACTGACCGCCAGGGCGAGCAGGTGGTTCCGCGCGGTGCGCGAGCCATGGGCGGCCTGGGCGTCCAGCAAGGCGCCCACCCGACGCAGCGGATCGTCGAGCGTGGCATAGAACTGCCCGCCGATCGTGGCCTTGCCGCCGGTGGGCCGGTCGAGGCCGAGAACGAGTCGCATGGTGGTGGACTTGCCTGCGCCGTTGGGGCCGAGAAAGCCGGTGACGCGCCCGGGTCGCACACTGAACGTGAGGTTGTCCACGGCACGGGTCGTGCCGTATGCCTTGGTGAGCTCATGGACGTCGATGCTGGTCATGTCCTCAGCCTCGCGGCCACGCCGGGTGCCTCGCCTCCCCCGCGGGTGGGGATCATCTCCCTCGCTCGGGGGAGCCGCCGCGCCCGTGCGGACTGACACGATGGCAGCATGTTCCGCCTACTGCGCCCGCTCGCCGCATCTGTCACCTACACCCGGTGGCTGCATATCCTCATCCCGGGTGCGGGCTACAGCGTGTGGATGTTCATCTCGCCAAATTCCCCATGGGCGCCCATGGTCTTCGCCGTACCGGTCGGCTTGGTCCCCGGTATGCGGCTCGCCGAGGGGGTGCAGGCACAGCTTCTGCTCGCCCCGGAAGAGCGAGGCACAGCTGATGCCGCCATCTCCGCGACCAGTGCGGCCACTTGGGGTGATCGCTGGAGAACCGTGTTGTGGCTGGAGATACGAATGGTGCTCGCCGTTCCCGTGGGGTACGCGACGGTGTGGCTGTCGGCAACTGCGGTGGACCTCGTCCTCACCGCTTTCGGCAACGGTCCGAGCAATGCCTGGCTGGTCCGCGGGGTGGAGCCGCACTGGTGGTATGTCTTGCTCGCCCCCCTGCCCCTCCTGGTGCTGCTCGCCATCGTCGTGATCAGCGGCAACTTGATCAACGCGAGCGCCCAACGGCTTCTCGGTCCCTCGCCAGTGCAGCGGTTGACCGCTCTGGAGGAACGTACCGAGCAGTTGCTGGAGCGCAACCGCATCGCACGCGAGCTGCACGACTCGATCGGACACGCGTTGACGGTCGCGGTCGTGCAGGCCGGCGCGGCCCGGGCGGTGCACGACCCCGAGTTCACCGAACGGGCACTGACCGCGATCGAGGAGACGGGCCGGGACGCGCTCGACGATCTGGAGCGGGTTCTTCGGGTGCTGCGCGAATCGGGCACACCAGTGGGGCAGCGGCCGACACTCGTGGAAGCGGACCGGCTCCTGGACTCGGCGCGCGGTTCGGGTGCGAAGATCGACGCGGCCGTGTCAGGTCCGCTGGAGCAGGTTCCGGGCGCGGTGTCCCGCGAGGGGTATCGCATCCTTCAGGAGTCCCTCACCAATGTGCTGCGTCATTCGGGAGCGGTTCCCGTCCGTGTACGGATCACTGTCGCCCACGGCCGACTGGAGTTGGAGGTCACCAATCCGCTCA from Streptomyces sp. NBC_01591 includes:
- a CDS encoding ABC transporter permease, coding for MSTTAVLRSEWIKIRSVRSVAGSLIAVLVVTLAITLLAFSTVGQAEANNADAEPVFDAFYALNFGQIAAISFGATAISSEYLNGALRISLAAVPRRNLFYAAKIGLLGALALAVGLVTSFSAFLVGQLFMGKYAIGLGEPGALRAAFGGGIYLALMALFAAGLTVVLRSAVAVLSLLIPFVLIVSFVVGDVAGGAAQYLPDRAGQLVLHQNPEGSLGPWGGLAVTAAWAAAALLAGWWALRRRDA
- the mug gene encoding G/U mismatch-specific DNA glycosylase, translated to MTPEELQAARDRTVPDVVAGGLRVLFCGINPSLMTGATGHHFAHPGNRFWPVLHRSGFTPRQLKPAEQTELLRYGLGITNVVARATARADELSAEEFREGGRLLAAKVELLRPRWLAVVGVTAYRTAFGRRTARIGPQDHTIGGARVWALPNPSGLNAHWTAQTMAEEYGRLLAHVDNNATVPTDKS
- a CDS encoding ATP-binding cassette domain-containing protein, whose protein sequence is MTSIDVHELTKAYGTTRAVDNLTFSVRPGRVTGFLGPNGAGKSTTMRLVLGLDRPTGGKATIGGQFYATLDDPLRRVGALLDAQAAHGSRTARNHLLALAVSNGLGARRVEEVLEEAGLGEVGGARIKTFSLGMRQRLGIAAALLGDPEVVMLDEPSNGLDPEGIIWIRELMKRLAREGRTVLVSSHLMNETSSFADHLVILGRGRLLADLPMQDFLDSRSRPRARVRTTESTRLRDVLIRKGYDPARDDDGCWTVEGARAGEIGAIAATEGIPVLELTDEQATLEQAYLDLTADATEFASASTSSANRQEA
- a CDS encoding sensor histidine kinase encodes the protein MFRLLRPLAASVTYTRWLHILIPGAGYSVWMFISPNSPWAPMVFAVPVGLVPGMRLAEGVQAQLLLAPEERGTADAAISATSAATWGDRWRTVLWLEIRMVLAVPVGYATVWLSATAVDLVLTAFGNGPSNAWLVRGVEPHWWYVLLAPLPLLVLLAIVVISGNLINASAQRLLGPSPVQRLTALEERTEQLLERNRIARELHDSIGHALTVAVVQAGAARAVHDPEFTERALTAIEETGRDALDDLERVLRVLRESGTPVGQRPTLVEADRLLDSARGSGAKIDAAVSGPLEQVPGAVSREGYRILQESLTNVLRHSGAVPVRVRITVAHGRLELEVTNPLTDSTAVQGGGSGLRGIRERAALLGGKAKTGPHEGEWRVHASLPLNGLG